The following coding sequences are from one Triticum dicoccoides isolate Atlit2015 ecotype Zavitan chromosome 4A, WEW_v2.0, whole genome shotgun sequence window:
- the LOC119289301 gene encoding histidine-containing phosphotransfer protein 2-like isoform X3 yields the protein MAAAALRAQLNAHIAGMYTEGVVDEDTFEELRDEGTAIEVSHLFIYDASEIIDDIDILMEEPEVDFDEVEALTQQLMRCTSSVGAQQVNLACMHFGNFYAIQCKQGSKSRSRHVVLTPK from the exons ATGGCAGCCGCAGCACTGAGGGCGCAGCTCAACGCTCATATTGCCGGCATGTACACCGAG GGTGTCGTGGATGAGGACACGTTCGAGGAGCTGCGGGACGAGGGCACCGCCATCGAGGTCTCCCACCTCTTCATCTACGACGCCTCcgagatcatcgacgacatcgacatCCTGAT GGAGGAGCCCGAAGTGGACTTTGACGAGGTGGAAGCCCTGACGCAGCAGCTCATGCGGTGCACCTCCAG TGTTGGTGCACAGCAAGTGAACCTCGCCTGCATGCACTTCGGCAATTTCTATGCCATACAATGCAAACAAGG CTCGAAGAGCAGATCGCGACATGTGGTCCTAACTCCTAAGTAG
- the LOC119289301 gene encoding histidine-containing phosphotransfer protein 2-like isoform X1, translating into MAAAALRAQLNAHIAGMYTEGVVDEDTFEELRDEGTAIEVSHLFIYDASEIIDDIDILMEEPEVDFDEVEALTQQLMRCTSSVGAQQVNLACMHFGNFYAIQCKQGCLVSFSLVRNEFYIVRHELEIMISKSRSRHVVLTPK; encoded by the exons ATGGCAGCCGCAGCACTGAGGGCGCAGCTCAACGCTCATATTGCCGGCATGTACACCGAG GGTGTCGTGGATGAGGACACGTTCGAGGAGCTGCGGGACGAGGGCACCGCCATCGAGGTCTCCCACCTCTTCATCTACGACGCCTCcgagatcatcgacgacatcgacatCCTGAT GGAGGAGCCCGAAGTGGACTTTGACGAGGTGGAAGCCCTGACGCAGCAGCTCATGCGGTGCACCTCCAG TGTTGGTGCACAGCAAGTGAACCTCGCCTGCATGCACTTCGGCAATTTCTATGCCATACAATGCAAACAAGG GTGTCTCgtgtcattttctcttgttaggaATGAGTTCTATATTGTGCGACATGAGTTGGAGATCATGAT CTCGAAGAGCAGATCGCGACATGTGGTCCTAACTCCTAAGTAG
- the LOC119289301 gene encoding histidine-containing phosphotransfer protein 2-like isoform X2 — MAAAALRAQLNAHIAGMYTEGVVDEDTFEELRDEGTAIEVSHLFIYDASEIIDDIDILMEEPEVDFDEVEALTQQLMRCTSSVGAQQVNLACMHFGNFYAIQCKQGCLVSFSLVRNEFYIVRHELEIMM; from the exons ATGGCAGCCGCAGCACTGAGGGCGCAGCTCAACGCTCATATTGCCGGCATGTACACCGAG GGTGTCGTGGATGAGGACACGTTCGAGGAGCTGCGGGACGAGGGCACCGCCATCGAGGTCTCCCACCTCTTCATCTACGACGCCTCcgagatcatcgacgacatcgacatCCTGAT GGAGGAGCCCGAAGTGGACTTTGACGAGGTGGAAGCCCTGACGCAGCAGCTCATGCGGTGCACCTCCAG TGTTGGTGCACAGCAAGTGAACCTCGCCTGCATGCACTTCGGCAATTTCTATGCCATACAATGCAAACAAGG GTGTCTCgtgtcattttctcttgttaggaATGAGTTCTATATTGTGCGACATGAGTTGGAGATCATGATGTAG